Proteins co-encoded in one Halococcoides cellulosivorans genomic window:
- the glpB gene encoding glycerol-3-phosphate dehydrogenase subunit GlpB, which produces MAIDQQVLVIGGGISGLTATLAAAREGVDVRLVSAAETTLHHASGLLDVLGSLPESDEPVVDPFAAMEDLPAEHPYSIVGESAVRSGLAMIDDALGGAYCGGHTDRNALVVTYGGECKPTARYPASVAPGLASDDRATLFVGFERETAFDAETVAASVTRSCAFDARAATVAFPVVVRDDPTARRFAHLLDRNERVEGRSIRAALADAIAPHVGDAERIGLPAVLGIDEAAAVRATLEDRLDATVFEVPMGPPSVLGRRLERRLYAAVEAAGARVETGRPVVDFDATRGSIDRVSVDRSGQRIPYAADEVVLATGGVAGGGITDDGRLCESIFDCHVAQPDDPTWAAADPFGDHAFARAGVTVDDRLRPLDRSGTPEYDTLRAAGSVLGGFDPAAELSGSGVSIATGYAAGTAAAREVLA; this is translated from the coding sequence ATGGCGATTGACCAGCAGGTCCTGGTGATCGGCGGCGGGATTTCGGGGCTCACCGCGACGCTCGCCGCTGCGCGGGAGGGCGTCGACGTGCGCCTCGTGAGCGCCGCCGAGACCACGCTGCATCACGCGAGCGGCCTGCTCGACGTGCTGGGGTCGCTCCCCGAGAGCGACGAACCGGTCGTCGATCCATTCGCGGCGATGGAGGACCTCCCCGCCGAGCACCCGTATTCGATAGTGGGCGAATCAGCCGTTCGAAGCGGCCTCGCGATGATCGACGACGCGCTCGGCGGGGCGTACTGCGGAGGTCACACCGATCGGAACGCGCTCGTCGTCACCTACGGCGGCGAATGCAAGCCGACCGCACGCTACCCCGCGAGCGTCGCGCCGGGGCTGGCCAGCGACGACCGCGCGACACTGTTCGTCGGGTTCGAGCGGGAGACGGCGTTCGACGCGGAGACGGTCGCCGCGAGCGTCACGCGATCGTGTGCGTTCGACGCGCGGGCCGCGACCGTCGCATTCCCCGTCGTGGTCCGAGACGACCCGACGGCGCGGCGGTTCGCCCACCTGCTCGATCGCAACGAGCGCGTCGAGGGGCGCTCCATTCGGGCCGCACTCGCCGACGCGATCGCGCCCCACGTCGGCGACGCCGAGCGAATCGGCCTGCCCGCCGTGCTCGGGATCGACGAGGCCGCGGCGGTGCGCGCGACCCTCGAAGACCGCCTCGACGCGACGGTCTTCGAGGTGCCGATGGGCCCGCCGAGCGTGCTCGGCCGCCGCCTGGAGCGACGACTCTACGCAGCGGTCGAGGCCGCCGGTGCCCGGGTCGAGACCGGTCGTCCAGTGGTCGATTTCGACGCAACGCGTGGATCGATCGACCGGGTCTCCGTCGATCGATCGGGCCAGCGGATTCCGTACGCCGCCGACGAGGTCGTGCTCGCGACGGGCGGAGTCGCCGGCGGTGGGATCACCGACGACGGACGTCTCTGCGAGTCGATTTTCGACTGTCACGTCGCCCAGCCCGACGATCCGACCTGGGCCGCGGCCGACCCGTTCGGCGACCACGCCTTCGCGCGGGCGGGCGTGACCGTCGACGATCGACTTCGCCCGCTCGATCGGTCGGGAACGCCCGAGTACGACACCCTCCGGGCCGCGGGGTCGGTGCTCGGGGGCTTCGACCCAGCCGCCGAGCTCTCGGGTAGTGGCGTCTCGATCGCGACGGGGTACGCTGCCGGAACGGCCGCTGCCCGGGAGGTGCTCGCATGA
- the glpA gene encoding anaerobic glycerol-3-phosphate dehydrogenase subunit GlpA, whose translation MPSPPHVLVVGGGSTGTGIARDAAMRGFEVTLLERGTLTAGTSGRMHGLLHSGGRYAVSDRESARECIAENRVLRSIADHCIEDTHGLFVARPEDDDAYFERKRAGLDACDIPATELTGREARQREPELADDVARALAVPDAAIDPFRLCVANAVSAEAHGARIETHTPVTDLIVEDSRVVGARVDRDGPGTATIRADHVVNATGAWAGDLAARAGVDVPVTPSKGAMTVTNVRPVDTVINRCRPKGDADILVPHETTAILGTTDERVADPDDYAEERWERDLLVEELSELVPALESARMLRSFWGVRPLYEPSDGPVDGESAAAEDPSDVSRGFSVLDHADEGRPGLTTIVGGKLTTYRLMAEAVVDHLADRFGIGAACRTAERALPGSEHPADLDRAMERFELRSPVARRSAERLGSRTEAVLDTDGPNPVVCSCEAVTRAEVRDAIEQAPDLDAVRIRTRAGMGTCQGGFCGHRLASELARTTGPDRARDALAAFRDERWAGQRHELRGEQLEQAAITYAMHAMTMHHDGDPIETGSTAFDAFDAGPPDTIGGPPTNDHDREGQDGD comes from the coding sequence ATGCCATCGCCACCGCACGTCCTCGTCGTCGGCGGGGGATCGACGGGGACCGGGATCGCTCGCGACGCGGCGATGCGGGGGTTCGAGGTCACACTCCTCGAACGCGGCACGCTGACCGCTGGCACCTCGGGCCGGATGCACGGCCTGTTGCACAGCGGGGGCCGATACGCCGTCAGCGACCGCGAGAGCGCCCGCGAGTGCATCGCCGAGAATCGCGTGCTCCGATCGATCGCCGACCACTGTATCGAGGACACCCATGGCCTGTTCGTGGCTCGGCCCGAAGACGACGACGCGTATTTCGAGCGCAAGCGCGCGGGCCTCGACGCGTGTGACATTCCGGCGACCGAACTCACGGGCCGGGAGGCCCGTCAGCGCGAACCCGAACTCGCGGACGACGTTGCGCGTGCGCTCGCCGTGCCCGACGCCGCGATCGATCCGTTCCGGCTGTGTGTCGCGAACGCCGTGAGCGCCGAGGCCCACGGCGCCCGGATCGAGACCCACACCCCCGTGACCGATCTGATCGTCGAGGACAGCCGCGTCGTCGGCGCGCGCGTCGATCGCGACGGTCCGGGGACGGCGACGATCCGGGCCGACCACGTCGTCAACGCGACCGGCGCGTGGGCCGGCGACCTCGCCGCACGGGCGGGCGTTGACGTGCCGGTCACGCCCTCGAAGGGCGCGATGACGGTGACGAACGTCCGCCCTGTGGACACGGTGATCAACCGCTGTCGGCCCAAGGGTGACGCGGACATCCTCGTGCCCCACGAGACGACCGCAATCCTGGGGACGACCGACGAACGCGTCGCTGACCCCGACGACTACGCCGAAGAGCGCTGGGAGCGCGATCTGCTGGTCGAGGAGTTGAGCGAACTCGTCCCCGCGCTCGAATCGGCGCGCATGCTCCGATCGTTCTGGGGCGTTCGCCCGCTGTACGAACCGAGCGACGGGCCGGTGGACGGCGAGTCCGCGGCGGCCGAGGACCCGAGTGACGTCTCGCGGGGCTTTTCGGTACTCGATCACGCCGATGAGGGCCGTCCGGGCCTGACGACGATCGTCGGCGGAAAGCTGACGACCTATCGGCTGATGGCCGAAGCGGTCGTCGACCACCTCGCGGACCGCTTTGGGATCGGTGCCGCGTGCCGAACCGCCGAGCGAGCGCTCCCGGGCAGCGAGCACCCGGCAGACCTCGATCGAGCGATGGAACGGTTCGAGTTGCGCTCGCCGGTCGCCCGCCGGAGCGCCGAGCGCCTGGGCTCCCGAACCGAGGCCGTGCTCGACACCGACGGCCCCAATCCCGTGGTCTGTTCCTGTGAGGCCGTCACGCGCGCGGAAGTCCGCGACGCCATCGAGCAGGCCCCAGACCTCGACGCCGTCCGGATCCGCACCCGGGCAGGCATGGGCACCTGCCAGGGCGGGTTCTGTGGACACCGCCTCGCGAGCGAACTCGCCCGCACGACCGGCCCAGACCGCGCTCGCGATGCGCTCGCGGCGTTTCGCGACGAGCGCTGGGCGGGCCAGCGCCACGAACTCCGTGGCGAACAGCTTGAACAGGCCGCGATCACCTACGCCATGCACGCCATGACGATGCACCACGACGGCGATCCGATCGAGACGGGATCGACAGCGTTCGACGCCTTCGACGCCGGTCCGCCCGACACAATAGGAGGGCCGCCGACGAACGACCACGACCGGGAGGGCCAGGATGGCGATTGA
- a CDS encoding PQQ-binding-like beta-propeller repeat protein, whose product MRRRTLLAAITAGLSGCQVIRETTPTTTTDDEPTETLAIDLPADGALDGWDTFRGSVTNQGRAAGVTGPGPAVEPAWDTAVRSGGDDRYLSAAGGVVFIAGERGVEAIDAADGTQHAAQVTPGHEITTEAVLVDGRLYAGTSKSRLLSIDPTTGNTVWEARTSTLLHHDEEVPVPVKSTPAVSGGQIYIVDKDSDGLDSVVRCYGIESGDECWRKWPEVGSLGMEPPRVVDDRVLFDEASELVALDLEDRTVEWRVPFPETDQTYANDRLLAPAVADGVAAVATSSGLVGVDIDSGERRWTISTRDYGEDLTYLEATYTPAIHDGTVFAGFSEGRFGAYDLASGEELWSVTPDQFAVYWTAPALGDKCVFVGAQGPLSPLPTPKDRDPDDARLYAFDRETGEQYGPWSLPGHLRHPVVTDDSVVIASGDSLYAFE is encoded by the coding sequence ATGCGCCGTCGAACGCTGCTCGCTGCGATCACCGCCGGCCTGTCCGGCTGCCAGGTGATCCGAGAGACGACGCCGACCACGACGACCGACGACGAGCCCACCGAAACGCTAGCGATCGACTTACCGGCCGACGGCGCTCTCGACGGGTGGGACACGTTCCGCGGGTCCGTCACCAACCAGGGTCGCGCGGCCGGTGTCACCGGACCAGGGCCCGCCGTGGAGCCAGCGTGGGACACGGCAGTGCGCTCGGGCGGCGACGATCGGTACCTGTCGGCCGCTGGCGGCGTCGTCTTCATTGCTGGCGAGCGCGGCGTCGAAGCCATCGATGCGGCGGATGGGACACAGCACGCCGCGCAAGTCACGCCTGGCCACGAGATCACGACCGAAGCCGTGCTCGTCGACGGGCGGTTGTACGCTGGAACCTCGAAGTCCCGACTCCTCAGTATCGACCCGACGACTGGAAACACCGTCTGGGAGGCCCGTACGAGTACACTCCTCCATCACGATGAAGAGGTGCCGGTACCGGTTAAGTCGACACCAGCGGTCTCGGGCGGCCAGATCTACATTGTGGACAAAGATTCGGATGGCCTCGATTCGGTCGTCCGGTGTTACGGGATCGAGAGCGGCGACGAGTGCTGGCGGAAGTGGCCAGAGGTCGGGTCCCTCGGGATGGAACCGCCACGCGTCGTGGACGACCGGGTACTGTTCGACGAGGCTTCCGAACTGGTCGCGCTGGATCTGGAAGACCGAACCGTCGAGTGGCGGGTCCCGTTCCCGGAGACGGACCAAACATACGCCAACGATCGTCTACTGGCACCCGCCGTCGCCGACGGCGTCGCGGCAGTCGCGACGAGCAGTGGACTCGTTGGCGTCGATATCGACTCGGGAGAGCGCCGATGGACGATCTCGACAAGGGATTACGGAGAGGACCTAACATACCTCGAAGCCACCTACACGCCAGCGATCCACGACGGAACCGTCTTCGCGGGGTTCAGCGAGGGACGGTTCGGCGCTTACGACCTTGCGAGTGGCGAGGAACTGTGGAGCGTCACGCCGGATCAGTTCGCCGTCTACTGGACGGCACCGGCCCTCGGCGACAAATGTGTCTTCGTCGGCGCTCAAGGCCCACTGAGTCCGCTCCCCACTCCCAAAGACCGCGACCCGGACGACGCCCGTCTGTACGCTTTCGATCGGGAGACTGGCGAGCAGTACGGGCCGTGGTCGTTGCCGGGCCACCTCCGACACCCGGTCGTGACCGACGATTCGGTCGTCATCGCGAGCGGAGACTCCCTGTACGCCTTCGAGTGA
- a CDS encoding outer membrane protein assembly factor BamB family protein, with amino-acid sequence MSSGPPSVGSMRRRTLLAAITAGLSGCQVIRETTPTSTTEDEPTTLAIDLPGDGALDGWDTFRGSVTNQGRAAGVTGPGPNVETAWDTTVRSGGDDRYLSAAGGVVFVAGERGVEAIDAADGTQLAAQVTPGHEITTEAVLVDGRLYAGTSKSRLLSIDPTTGKTVWEARTSLFNYHDRERPKTVGSTPSVTDEQVYILDRSPDGHRAFVRCYATENGEACWWEWPDVGSFGWGPPRVVGDRMLLDEGTELVALSLEDRTVEWRFPFPETDLTNTNTRTLGPAVANGVAVAVTTRGLVGVDVDTGERRWRIAARCWIPDSTPLPNAYIPAIHDGTVYAGLCGGQFGAYDLASGEEQWTATPDPPVVYWTAPAIGNGCVFVGAQGPENVPYNPGDRDPDDARLYAFDRETGEQYGPWSLPGHLGHPVVTDDSVVIASGDSLYAFE; translated from the coding sequence ATGAGTAGTGGGCCGCCCTCGGTCGGGTCGATGCGCCGTCGAACGCTGCTCGCTGCGATCACCGCCGGCCTGTCCGGCTGCCAGGTGATCCGAGAGACGACGCCGACCTCGACGACTGAGGACGAGCCCACCACCCTGGCGATCGACCTGCCGGGCGACGGCGCTCTCGACGGGTGGGACACGTTCCGCGGATCGGTCACCAATCAGGGCCGGGCGGCCGGCGTCACGGGACCAGGGCCCAACGTTGAGACTGCCTGGGACACGACAGTGCGCTCGGGTGGCGACGATCGGTACCTGTCGGCCGCTGGTGGGGTCGTCTTCGTGGCCGGCGAGCGAGGCGTCGAGGCCATCGACGCGGCGGATGGGACACAGCTCGCTGCGCAGGTCACGCCGGGCCACGAGATCACGACCGAGGCCGTGCTCGTCGACGGGCGACTGTACGCTGGGACCTCGAAGTCCCGACTCCTCAGTATCGACCCGACGACTGGAAAGACCGTCTGGGAGGCCCGTACGAGCCTTTTCAACTATCACGACAGGGAGAGGCCGAAAACGGTTGGATCGACGCCCTCAGTCACGGATGAACAGGTCTACATTCTGGATAGAAGTCCAGACGGGCATCGTGCCTTCGTTCGCTGTTACGCGACCGAGAATGGCGAGGCGTGCTGGTGGGAGTGGCCGGATGTCGGGTCTTTCGGGTGGGGTCCGCCACGCGTCGTTGGCGACCGGATGCTGCTCGACGAAGGCACCGAACTGGTCGCGCTGAGTCTGGAAGACCGAACTGTCGAGTGGCGGTTCCCGTTTCCGGAAACGGATCTGACGAACACGAACACACGGACGTTGGGGCCTGCCGTCGCAAATGGCGTCGCGGTGGCCGTGACGACGCGTGGTCTTGTTGGCGTCGATGTCGACACGGGAGAGCGCCGCTGGCGGATCGCCGCACGGTGTTGGATACCGGACTCAACCCCACTCCCGAATGCTTACATACCGGCGATCCACGACGGAACCGTCTATGCCGGGCTCTGCGGCGGTCAGTTCGGCGCTTACGACCTCGCGAGTGGCGAGGAGCAGTGGACCGCCACGCCAGATCCGCCCGTCGTCTACTGGACAGCACCGGCCATCGGCAACGGATGTGTCTTCGTCGGCGCTCAGGGGCCGGAGAATGTGCCGTACAACCCCGGCGATCGCGACCCGGATGACGCCCGTCTGTACGCTTTCGACCGGGAGACTGGCGAGCAGTACGGACCGTGGTCGTTGCCGGGCCACCTCGGACACCCGGTCGTGACCGACGATTCGGTCGTCATCGCGAGTGGGGACTCCCTGTACGCCTTCGAGTGA